TCCACACCACATGCGCCAATCCATTAGCGTCGACAGCTACGTCGGCATAGCGATCGGCATTGCTCTCGAGCAGAACCGGATCGCTAGTCCCATCGAGCTTTTGATAATAGAAACTCCAGCTCGGATCGGTGTTGCCCCATATGATGTGCGGGGTACCATCAGGCGCGAGAGCCAATCGGGCATCCAGCCAGTTAGTCCCCAGCGTGGTGAGCGTTTGTCGTTGAGAGCCAAAGTTAAAGGTGGTTTGCCAGGTGAGCGTGGCGTCGGTGTTCTGTCCAAGCAGCACTAGTTGCTCGTTGTATCTTTCGCGGTCGCTTTGCAGCCTAGTGAAGACTGCGTTCGTGGGCAGCGCCGTCTCCATCACAGTACCATCAGGTGCGGTATAGCGATAGGTGCCAAGTAGCAGCACTGTGCCCGCCGGTCGCGTCCAGCCAAGAGCACGCTCGTCGGGGTCATAGGGATTCATGTAGGTAACAGTGGACCGCCCCGTTGGCACACCGGCGCGCAGGTCAATCGAGTAAGACGAGTAAAGACCATGCGTGTCAAAGGCGCGGATGCGGAAATAGCGGGCGTGGCCGAGATCTGCCGCATCGATGAGGTCCGTGTACGAAGTAACGCCAGGCGACAGGGCCGCGGCAACGATCGTATAGGACCCCTCGTTGTCAAGCCGCCGCTCGAGGGTAAATCCGGCAAGGTCGATGTCGCTTGGTATTGACCAGTGCACGGTGGTGTAGCGGTCAGTGAGCTCGTCGACAGTCAAGTCTGGGGTTCCTGGCGGCGTAGTGTCGAGGATGATGGAGTTATTAGCGGTGGTGGTGTTACCGACCCCGTCTTTAAAGCAGGCCCATACTTGCTTGGTGCCATCACCAAGTTCAAGAGTCCAAGAGCGGCTAAAGACGAAAGGTTCGTAGGCAGCAGTCGTGCAGTCAATGCTATTGTTGGCAATTGCGACGTTGGCAACTCCCGCCAGGGCATCGGTAGCGTTGAGTGTAAGCCAGACATTGCGACTTACAGCATAAGCAAGACCGCTATCGATAACGACGCTGGCGGCTGTCGGGCCGGTAGTATCAATGGTTAGCATCGTACTGGTGAGGGCAGAAGCATTGCCGGCGCCGTCTATTAAGATAACCCCTATCTGTTTACCCCCGTCGCTCGGACTTAACGAGACAACATCGAAATATGTCATACTCGCCGAGGTTGAGCTTAACTGCACATACGGTTGCGCTTCTTTATCAGCTCCCTCGACGAGCAGCTTCACACCAGCTACTAGGGAATATGGATCGAACGCCACGACCTCAACGGGTACGCTACTCGGATCGGTGGTAAGGTAACGTTTCCCGTCCCAGCTGAGCGCACTCGGGGCCGCGGTAAGCGAGACCACCAGCGGCGGTGTGGCATCGTAAATTACCGACGTATGATAAGTCTCGGTACGCAGGCGCTCGACGCCGGTGGCGCTCATGACGCGAAACTGGGCGTACATGATCTTTTCGCCCTCACCATCGCTAAGGGTAACCGGTACCTCGGCGAGGTAATCACGGAACAGTACCTCGATGCCCCCCTCGATAAAATCAGGCGATTCAGAGAAACGCATTTCATTGACACCACCGAAGGCCAGCATGACGAGGCTCACGTTGCGATTTTGAGTATAAGGGGCGCCGAGAACTTCGCCAGACGCCGTCGAAACAGAGAAACGCAATACCGCAGAGGCCGGGTAGAGCTTGAGTTCACTAGCCTCACAACCAGAGGCACCGCAGGTTTCTGTCTGAGCCTGAGTGTCGCTGCCAGCAGCCGGGATGTCGATGCTCACGACATCAGGCGTGAAGCCTGACAGATCAGCGCGGACCTCGTAAGCGCCGGCCTGCAAAGCACCAAGAGAGTAGTTACCGCTGGTATCGCATGAGGTTACCCGGGTCTCGGTTACGTCATCACTTATGCGAGTAGCGGCAACGCGCACCGCTGCGAGGTTGGCTGTCGCGTTAGCCAAGGTGACACGACCGAAGACGCGCCCAGTTGCCGGCGCCTGAAGCGACGTTAACAGTCCCACATCGGTGGTGCGACCTGGATATACTTTAACATCGTTAATCTGAATAGGGATGTTACCGACTGGTACATCTACCGAGACACGATAGGTGCCAGACGCCAATTCAATACTGGCAAACGTACCATCGTCAGCTGTCAGTAAACCCGGCGCAGCCTCAGCGCCTGCGCTGTCAGTCAAATGCACTGCCAACTCACCCTGAGTACTAAGCCCTTCGACGTAGACGACACCAATGATTCGACCCTTGGCCTTCTCACCAGTGCCCTGCGGGTCGAAGCGATTGTCAGCAGGCAGATTAGAGCCGCAACCAGCAAGGAGCAGGCCTGTCACCGTGAACATGATGTAATGAATAGTGCGCGACATGTTATTCTCCTGCGAGCAGGGCAGAACCATATGTTGTGCCATTAATAAAGGCGTCGATGACGTTCACCACGTGTATAGCGACTAGGGTCCAAATAAAGGCGTTGCGTATGGTGTAGGCGCTGTTGGCATCGTCGAGGCGTTTGGCGAACATCTCAGACGAGGCGTTGGCGTCGAGCTTATGATAGCGGTCATACAAAGAGTTGCCGCGCAGATGAAATCCCACCGCAAGGCCGGCAGCGGCTACTTCGGAGAGAACTAAAACAGCGCCCTTGATGGGCTGGCGGTTGTAAGTCTGGCCCCAGCCAGGTAGCAACAGCGAGCGATAGACAGCGCCTGCGCGCGTGCGTAGCACTACTGCCTCGGAAGAGAGAGCAACGAGATCTGCTGCCGGTAAGTTGACCTTAGTAGTGTGCGCTACCTTGGCATCGGCAACGTTAACCACGCGGGCGTCAACTGCATAGTAGTCGCCAACCTCGGACACAGTACCGATAATCAGGCCTTCAGCGCCCACTATTTTGCCGACCTCGACTGATTGTTCTTTATCGAAAAGACCGCTTTGTCCGAGAGCCAACTCGTCGATGATACGGTTTAGCTGCGTGCGCTCGACTAGCATGATGCCGTGATCGCGCACCAGAAGGGTTGTTAGCTCCGAGCTAACTAACAGGCCGAGCTGCTTCTGCTTGGTTGTTTCACCAGCCTCGTCAAAGGGGAGTACGGCAAAGCGTGAGTAGCGCGTCTCGCCGCGTAGCATGGCTAGGCCCTCTGCCAGATTGTCAGAGAGGCGACGTAGCTGGCCATCAAGGCTGAGGTGAGGTGACAGCGCTTTTTCTTGGGCAAGTTCAAGGGGCGCGGCGCTACTGACAATTATTCGGCCTGTGGCAACTTCGATTACTTTAATCTGCACACGGGTTGTCTCTCCCAAACCTGTCACTGAGCCAGTGATGATGAGACGCGCGCCTAGCGCGCCCGCGAGCTCTGTGAAGTCGCTTGCATTCTCCTGTGCGATGCTTGCTTCGTCAAGCGCCTGTTTTAGTGCCTTCTTATCAACAAGCTTTAGACCAGCGCCGATGAGGCCAATTTCGAACTCAGCGCGAAAACGCGCAGCAAACCCTTCAGTTGCAGGTGGACTCTTAATAGGGCCGAGCACTGTTATGGGTAGTGGCGAGCCTATAGAGCTCTGCACTCTCTCAACAATATCACGCGCCATCGTTGCCGCGGGTGTGCTCGCCGACGTAGGTGAAGAAGCCGAAACATAAAGGGTGATGAGAGTTGACAGGCAATGGTACACGGGGTCCTCTATGGTATGCGCCACCCTTTATCTGCAAAGCACAATGAATTGTGACCAGCACGACAAAAGTGGCAGTGGTATGGACCTTACAGCGCCAGATTTAATCATATCACAAGTCCGCTTAAGACTTCAGATATCAAGGTTTAGCCAGTCTCAAATGGGACAGGGTCGCTAATGCATTCAAAATTTTTTAATACTCAAAGAAGCGGTCGACTTTTTTGTGATAGCTAGGAGAATAGTGAAAAACTATAAAAGTCTTTACATAACAATATGTTAAATTCATCTGGCACTAGTTGTGGGGAGCTAACGTCAATAACCATGTACGGCCCATGATATTGTTTTTCCAATTTCTCTAGTATACCGTAAGGATTTAGTTTTTTCTATTTCAATTATAACCGACTTGTTTATTATAACGAGTTTAATTTTTAAAAATATATTTCTTTAATCGTATAATTGGATGCTCATGCGAATATTAGCAAAAGGAGATGTAGATCTTCATATTTTTAATGATACTAAAGCGCAAAATCCTCAAGTCAATAAGGTGCTATTAACTAAGGCGACTGCACTTTTATCTATTAGTGAAACAGATCAACTACAAAGTATTAGCCATCCTAATGTTAGGCGACAGTTTATTATCAGCAGAGCATGGTTGCGTTTAACTTTATCAAGTTATTGCAGCGTGCATCCATGTGACTTGCATTTTTTAGTTACAAAGCATGGAAGGCCTGAAATTAGCAAAACCAAAGCTATGCCCCCCTTGCGTTTTAATTTGTCACATACTTCCGGTATGTTAGCGCTCGCAGTTACCAACCGTAATGATATTGGTATTGATATTGAGTGGTTGGGAAGAAAAATAGATTTAACGAATATGACCAATCGTTTTTTGGCTATTTGTGAGGCGCAGGATGTATTGAAATTAGGGGAAGAAGAACAAAAAAAGCGTTTTCTAACCTATTGGACACTAAAAGAAGCTTATTTTAAAGCACGCGGCTTAGGAATAACATTATCGTTAAAAAATGTTATTTTTACATTTGCTAATAAAGAAATTAGTGTTAATTTCACTTCAGATATTGAAGATTGTCATAAAAACTGGCAATTTTCATGTTTATATCCAAGCTTAGAGCACGTGTTGGCTTTAGCGGTAAAATCTAGTGATACACCTATGGTGGCAAGCAACAATTATGTTTCAAATTTCGAGACATTATTGAAAAATTTACACGAGATCTAGCAGAAATTTGAAATAGAGCTTATTTATATATTTAGGTTGCTTTTTCGGTGTATGACTCTGTCGCACCCATATTGCCAAGCGTCGCATTTTTGCTAAATATCTCAGGGTTACAGTGTGTAATTTTGAGCTTTTTTCTAAATGAGAAAGTAAAGTCAGTATGCCATTACCACAACGCCAAGGTTTATATGACCCTTCTTTTGAGCGAGATGCCTGTGGTTTAGGTTTTGTCGCTACACTAAATAAAGAGCCAACCCATCAAATCGTTCTCGATGCACTTGAGATATTGCGCAATTTGACTCACCGCGGCGCTGCAGGTAGCGATCCTAAAACAGGTGATGGTGCAGGTATTCTACTGCAAATACCAGATGCTTTTTATCGTGAAGAGTTAAAACGAAAACACTCCATTGAATTACCGAGCGCAGGTAATTACGCGGTCATTACTTGTTTTTTATCGCAAGAGCCTTCACGTCGACGAGCTGTAGAGGCAATTGTCGAACGAGCTGTTTTACATTATGGTCAAAAGATTATTACCTGGCGCGATATTCCTATTAATACTAGCGCGCTTGGCCCTATTGCTCGTAGTAGAGCACCTTTTTTGCGTCATTTATTTGTTGAACGAAAATGCACTGCAGAGCTTTTTGATGCAACAATGTATATGATTCGCAACCGTGCTAGCAGTTTAGCAAGTGAAGGTCTTTATATTGCTTCATGTTCAGCCCGAACGGTTATCTATAAAGGTTTAATGCTTGCTGAGCAGCTTAGCACTTTTTATAAAGACCTAGAAGATCAGCGTACAGTAAGCAAGCTTGCCATGGTGCACTCGCGTTTTTCTACCAATACTTTTCCATCGTGGGAGTTAGCGCATCCATATCGTTTGTTAGCGCATAATGGTGAAATTAATACTTTACGCGGTAATAAAACTTGGATGGAAGCTCGCGAATGGCATTTAAAGAGCGATATTTGGAAAGAGCTTGTCGCTGATTTTCGCCCCATAGTTCGCCCGGGGGCTTCTGATTCTGGTGCTTTTGATAACGTTGCTGATTTTCTTTTTGCTTCTGGCCGCTCCTTGCCACACGTAATGATGATGATGGTGCCTGAGGCTTGGAATAACGATGTACATATGAGCGACGAGAAAAAGGCTTTTTATGAGTACCATGGTTGTCTTATTGAGCCATGGGATGGTCCAGCCGCTTTAGGTTTTACTGATGGTCGATTAATTGGGGCAACTCTTGATCGTAACGGTTTACGCCCAGCAAAATATGTAGTTACTTCAGATGGCATAGTCATACTCGCTAGTGAACATGGCGTTCTTACATTTGACCCCACAAAGGTTATGGTTAAAGGGCGTTTGCAACCAGGCAAAATGTTTTTAGTTAACACTGAAGAAGGTCGAATTGTTTCTGACGAAGAGATCAAGCGTGAGGTTGCCTCACGTCGTCCATATCGCCAATGGCTAAATCATAATAAAATTGAACTTGAACAACTTCCTACTCCTACTTGCGAAATGCCAAAGTACAACGAAGTAGAATTAGAAAAGCGCAAACTAATTTTTGGTTATACCCAAGAAAGTGAGCGCATGCTTTTAACTCCTATGGCAATTAATGGTGAAGAACCAGTTGGTTCGATGGGTACTGATATTCCATTAGCGGTGCTTTCGCGTCAGCCACAAATACTATTTAGCTTTTTTAAGCAACATTTTGCGCAAGTAACTAATCCCGCTATCGATCCAGTGCGTGAAGAAGTAGTTATGTCATTAGTTTCACAAGTTGGCGGCGAAGGCAATTTGCTTGAAGAGACACCACGCCAATGCCGTATGCTTGGGTTACCGCATCCGTATT
This window of the Deltaproteobacteria bacterium genome carries:
- a CDS encoding carboxypeptidase regulatory-like domain-containing protein — protein: MSRTIHYIMFTVTGLLLAGCGSNLPADNRFDPQGTGEKAKGRIIGVVYVEGLSTQGELAVHLTDSAGAEAAPGLLTADDGTFASIELASGTYRVSVDVPVGNIPIQINDVKVYPGRTTDVGLLTSLQAPATGRVFGRVTLANATANLAAVRVAATRISDDVTETRVTSCDTSGNYSLGALQAGAYEVRADLSGFTPDVVSIDIPAAGSDTQAQTETCGASGCEASELKLYPASAVLRFSVSTASGEVLGAPYTQNRNVSLVMLAFGGVNEMRFSESPDFIEGGIEVLFRDYLAEVPVTLSDGEGEKIMYAQFRVMSATGVERLRTETYHTSVIYDATPPLVVSLTAAPSALSWDGKRYLTTDPSSVPVEVVAFDPYSLVAGVKLLVEGADKEAQPYVQLSSTSASMTYFDVVSLSPSDGGKQIGVILIDGAGNASALTSTMLTIDTTGPTAASVVIDSGLAYAVSRNVWLTLNATDALAGVANVAIANNSIDCTTAAYEPFVFSRSWTLELGDGTKQVWACFKDGVGNTTTANNSIILDTTPPGTPDLTVDELTDRYTTVHWSIPSDIDLAGFTLERRLDNEGSYTIVAAALSPGVTSYTDLIDAADLGHARYFRIRAFDTHGLYSSYSIDLRAGVPTGRSTVTYMNPYDPDERALGWTRPAGTVLLLGTYRYTAPDGTVMETALPTNAVFTRLQSDRERYNEQLVLLGQNTDATLTWQTTFNFGSQRQTLTTLGTNWLDARLALAPDGTPHIIWGNTDPSWSFYYQKLDGTSDPVLLESNADRYADVAVDANGLAHVVWMHHRSSPLEYYLYHQVMDGVSTAQLISSTAYTNVRIAIDSNNISHIVGWAQSGANLAYVKVIGASPTVEILDTTNDVGRAPSIAIDKNDIPHISYQDWTAKSLKYLKKDGTAVPQTLDSSTVVGSVSSIDIDPTNEIPVIAYLDSTNSQAKLIRIGSPASVIASNVVGNIQLAVDNWGVAHVSFVGTSGALRYFVVDGVDTPRDIDSRGLPGQHGDMVIDDLGRLHFLHRNEDTSTLEYARLESAGTWARIAGSSTVSSDYVDIAVDNTNTATVVHIIDWGTLTTTKVARRKEVVTIDVPGSYRWPSIDFDALGQAHIAYHDYNNTRLKYFRTGLSPTTLDNSTAVGVPNDIAVTAEGIAHITYVDSTGILKYIRSDTGTAEIFDSTAHSYLLPSIDLDPGGVPHVAYAFYKDQAIYNTLAGQPATLVGMSSNVAIAVDAHDIGHIAGQDNSGTSLTYVSNCTPPQCNAETLDQSVDGTASSVAIDIDATGVAHIAYFAPDFDNMLGYLRVDGMSRPQRLLTRSAVCPVLGSCGDMQSLAMELDSRGVAHIGLYTFDGSDIGQTVYAHGQYAQRLNAAKINEVVIPAVCKDSEFFGPDMIGCAGTFTWSQRSAVCTSAGLTVCTAQNWVDRHRQLAPQYNYWTDDALQRAGTGTGDCYVSTTGGTACSPATAPMRVCAGATDTLGNACTWYNCGREVASPNEYFGGCDGNITAGVLCCTP
- a CDS encoding 4'-phosphopantetheinyl transferase superfamily protein, which gives rise to MRILAKGDVDLHIFNDTKAQNPQVNKVLLTKATALLSISETDQLQSISHPNVRRQFIISRAWLRLTLSSYCSVHPCDLHFLVTKHGRPEISKTKAMPPLRFNLSHTSGMLALAVTNRNDIGIDIEWLGRKIDLTNMTNRFLAICEAQDVLKLGEEEQKKRFLTYWTLKEAYFKARGLGITLSLKNVIFTFANKEISVNFTSDIEDCHKNWQFSCLYPSLEHVLALAVKSSDTPMVASNNYVSNFETLLKNLHEI